The DNA window TCGGACTGGACGCTCGGTGGGCGGTACCTGATCGCAGCCCTGATCTTTTCAGGTTTCTTCTATCTCTGTGCCTCGTTCGGTCTCTTCGGCGGGGCGGATGCCTGGGCTCTGATCTTCATCTCGCTCTTGATTCCGACTTTTCCGGCCCAGCCGTTGCTTGGTTATACCGCGACTGGCTTCTTCCCGTTCACCGTGCTGGTCAATTCGTTGATCTTCGCTCTGATCGCTCCGGTCGGGATCTTTCTCATCAACCGGATCAGGGGGAACAGGGGTCCGCTCATCTGTCAGTTCATGGGATTCCCGGTCAACAGTGCAGATCTGACCCGGACCTATGGATTTGTGATGGAGGAGTTCTCACTTGAGGGCGGTGCCCTGCAGCGCCGGTATTTCGGGTTCTTTGAGACGCTGAAGATGATGCTCGGGGGCAGACAGCGGGTCTACACCCGGAACCTTCGTCTTCACCCGGGGGATTATGTCGAGGAGACGCGGCTCTATCGAAAGGCTGGCACTGTCTGGATCTCGTATGCAGTTCCGTTCATCGTGCCGATCACGGCAGGGCTGTTGATGTCTCTGACCGTGGGGGATCCTATCTACTGGTTGTTAGCGCGGATGATAGCAGGATGAGCGTATGAATCCTCACTTCAATGAAGATGGACTGGTCCCGGTGGTTGTCCAGGACCAGAAGACACGGGATGTGTTGATGGTTGCTTATGCGAATGACGAGGCGGTCAGTCTCACCAGGGAGACCGGGTTCGCTCACTACTTCAGCAGGAGCAGGCAGAAGATCTGGAAAAAAGGGGAAGAAAGTGGTCATCTGCAGCATGTAAACCGGATTCTGGTGGACTGTGACGAGGATTGTCTCCTCTATCTGGTCGACCAGGAAGGGGCAGCCTGCCACATGGGATACCGATCCTGTTTTTTCAGAACTATCGATGGTGAACACGTCTTGTCGAAGGTCTTCAATCCAGACAAGGTATATGCTAATAAAGAATAATATCCTCTAAATTATGGTGATTTTTTATGAAACTGGTGCCCGATACGAGCGTCGTTATTGATGGACGCATCACATCTATGATAAAAAAGGGAGAATATGCCGGCGCTACAATAATAATACCCGAAGCGGTGGTGGCTGAACTTGAGTCGCAGGCGAATCAGGGACGAGAGATCGGGTTCAGTGGATTGACTGAACTCCAGCAACTCTGCAAAATGGCAGAGCAGAAATTGATAGAAATACAGTTCGTGGGTGTCAGGCCGACGCTCGAACAGGTGAAACTGGCCAGTGGTGGAGAGATTGATGCAATGATCCGAAACGTGGCAATAGAACATAACGCAAAGTTCATCACCAGTGACAGTGTGCAGTCTGAAGTGGCCAGGGCCAAGGGGCTTGATGTTCAATATATGAAACCGCAGATCGGCGACTTCACCCCCCTCGGCATCGACCAGTACTTCGATGAACAGACACTGGCAGTCTACCTCAAGGAACGAGTCCCCCCCTATGCTAGGAAGGGATCGATCACCGAAAAGCGGCTCGTCCGGATCAGGGATCAGCCATCCAGCGAGTATGAACTGATCGGACTGGCACGAGAGATCCTTGAGCGTGCAAAGCGGGATCCAGATGGATTTGTGGAATCTGAAGGACGCGGGATCACGGTCGTGCAGATTGGTTCGATGCGGATTGCCATCGCTCGCCGCCCCTTCTCAGATGGGATGGAGATCACGGCGGTCCGTCCTGTAGTCGATATATCGCTGGAGAATTATCGGAAGGCACACCTTGTAAAGAACAGGCTGGCCGATGAGAAACGGGGTGTACTACTGGCTGGGGAACCCGGAGCAGGCAAGACTACGTTGGTTCAGAACATCGCCATTCACCTCTCTGATCGGGGATCCGTAGTCAAGACGATGGAGGCCCCACGGGATATGCAGGTGCCTGACCTGATCACTCAGTACACAGCCCTGGATGGCAGTATGGAGAAGACAGCCGAGATGCTGTTGCTGCTCAGGCCTGATTATGTGATCTATGACGAACTTCGGAAACATGAGGACTTTCGAATCTTCTCAGACATGCGGTTGACCGGGGTCGGGATGATCGGTGTACTCCATGCGGAGAACGTCCACGCCGCCCTGCAGCGATTTTCGGACCGGGTGGACTTTGGTGTTCTTTCACAGGTAGTGAACTCGATCATCTTTGTCAGTGACGGGGATATCAGTAGCATCTATGACCTGAGTTTCGGGCTGAAGGTTCCTGCCTCGATGCCGGCGGAGACCCGGCATCTACCGGTGATCACGGTCACCGACGCTGAGACTGGTGGGCTGGTGCTCGAGATCTTCAGGACAGAAGGTGAGACGGTCATCATGCCGGTAAACCTCGGTGTTACCCCACAAAAGGAGACGGTCCCCGAACTGGTGGGTCCTCTGGAACCAGTAGAGGAACCTGTGCTCGAAGAGGCGGAGATCGAGCCGGAGACCTATGAGGAGAAGCCGGCTTGGCGGATGGTCGCCAAGGATATCCAGCGCGAGATCGGCAGGTACACCGACGGTTCGGTTGAAGTGAAGATGATCAGCGACAGTAAGGCCGTCGTGTACATCGAGGACAAGGACGTTCCTGCGGCGATTGGAAAGGGTGGAAAGAATGTCGCCTCCATTGTGAACAAGGTCGGTGTCGGGATCGATATCCGGCCCCTGACTGAACTGGAGGTGGCACGTCCGGTGGTGGAAGAGGTTCTCCCTGTTGAGGGAGGGATCCGGATCCGGACGGATAGAAAGCACCTCTCGATCATCTCGTCTGAGCAGAGCGGGAAGATCGTCGATGTCTTTGCCGGCAAGGAGTATCTCTTCACAGCGACCGTCAGCGAAGCCGGAGAGATCCACCTGGCCAAGAGCAGCACGATCGCACAGGAGATGCTGAAACGGTACACGAATGGAGAGATGATACGGATGAGGCCGGTATAACGAGGCGGTATGAATGAACGGATTTGATATGAACAAACTGGAGAGCGAATGCAGGGAACGGTGGGGGACCCTCTTTGAGGCGAACCCCTCTGATAAGGAGAAGTTCTATATCACGGTCGCTTACCCGTATCCGAGCGGTGCCATGCATGTGGGGCATGGCCGGACCTATATGGTCCCGGATGTGATCGCCCGGTTCTGGCGGATGCGGGGAAAGCAGGTACTCTACCCGATGGCGTTCCATGTGACCGGCGCCCCGGTGATTGGGATCTCCAAGCGGATCGCTCGCGGGGACGAGGCGGCTATTCATCTGTATCGCGACCTGTATCGGGTGCCGCAGCAGGTACTGGACCAGTTCACCGACCCGCTCGCCATCGTCAACCACTTCAGCAACGAGTACGAGCGGGTGATGCGGATGTGCGGCCTCTCGATCGACTGGCGGCGGCGGTTCACAACGGTCGACCCGACGTACAGCAAGTTTGTCGAGTGGCAGTTCTCCCATCTTTACAACGACGGTCATGTGGCCAAGGGTGCCCACCCGGTCAGGTACTGCCCGCAGGACGACAATCCGGTTGGCGACCACGACCTGCTTGAAGGAGAAAAGGCCGAGGTGATCAAGTTCACGCTGGTGATGTACCAGAGCGAGGAGGGACTGATCCCGACAGCCACCCTGCGTCCCGAGACGATCTATGGGGTCACGAACCTCTGGGTCAACCCGACGGTCACCTATGTGAAGGCAGAGGTGGATGGGGTCGTCTGGATCGTCAGCCGTGAGGCAGCGGACAAGCTCGCGATGCAGGATCACGCCGTAAAGGTGATCGGAGAGATCCCGGGCAGTGCCCTGGTCGACCAGATGGTCACCCATCCGCTTGCAGGTCAGGTCAGAATCCTGCCAGCTGATTTCGTCGACCCGGATATGGCGACCGGTATCGTGATGAGCGTCCCGGCCCATGCCCCGTTCGACTATATTGCGCTCCGCGACCTGCAGCAGCAGGGGCAGTACACCGATATCGTTCCGGTGCCGCTGATCACGGTCGAGGGCTACGGCAAGGTTCCGGCGAAGGACGCCGTTGAGCGTGCCAATATCACCAACCAACATGACGTCCGGATGGAGGCGCTGACCCAGGAGGTCTACTCAGCAGAGTTCGCAAAGGGGAAACTGTATCCTGAGTATGGGGGCGCCCCTGTGCGGGTGGCACGGGATACCGTCGCCGATCTGATGCTCGCCGAGTACGGTTCAGCCGTGATGTACGAGTTCGACCACCGACCGGTGATCTGCCGGTGCGGCAGCCGGGTCTATGTGAAGATCCTCCACGACCAGTGGTTCCTGAAGTACAGCGACCCGGTCTGGAAGGAGCAGGTCCATGAACACCTGCCACGGATCAAACTGGTCCCGACCGAGGTCCGTGCCGAGTTCGAGCGGACCGTGGACTGGTTGAAGGACTGGGCCTGCACTCGCAGGGTCGGGCTCGGGACGAAAGTTCCTTGGGATCCGACCTGGCTCTTTGAGCCGCTCAGCGACTCCACGATCTACATGGCCTACTATACGATCGCGCACAGGATCCGGGAGATCGATCCGGCGCTGCTGACGCCGGCGGTCTTTGACTACATCTTCCTTGGGACCGAGTCTCCCGACCTGCCGATCAGGGAGCAGCTGGATGCGCTCAGAGCAGAATTCATGTACTGGTATCCGTATGACTTCCGGTTCTCAGCGAAGGACCTGATCTCCAATCACCTGACCTTCCAGGTCTTCCATCATGTCGCGATCTTCCCAGAGCAGTATCAGCCCAAGGGGATCGTCGTCTTTGGGATGGGATTGCTGAACGGAGCCAAGATGTCCTCCAGCAAGGGGAACGTCTTCCTCCTCGAGGACGCGGTCCAGGAGTTCGGGGCCGATACGGTCAGAATGTTCCTGATGGGCAGTGCAGAGCCCTGGCAGGACTTTGACTGGCGGAACGAACTGGTCGCCTCAACCAGGAAACAGATCGAGCGGTTCTATGCGACCGTCACCGAAGGGATGACCGTCACCGGGGATCAGACCCCCATCGACGCCTGGCTGATCAGCCGGCTCCAACGGCATATTCAGAAGACCACCGATGCCCTCGAACTCTTCCAGACCCGCCAGGCGCTTCAGGAGTCGTTCTTTGCCATCGAAGCCGACCTGAAGTGGTACTGGCGCCGGGTGCCCGCAGGATCGGCCTGTAACGCTGCCATCCGGGAACTCTGCCAGGTCTGGGTCAGGCTGCTCGCCCCGTTCATTCCATTCACCTGCGAGGCCCTCTGGCACCAGATGGGAGAGGAGGGCTTCGTCTCTGTGGCACCCTGGCCGGTCCCCCAGCAGGAGAAGATCCTGCCGTCGGTCGAGCTGGCCGAGGAGTTGCTCGCCCGAACCGTCGAGGATATCGAGTCGATCATGAAGTTGATCCAGATCACTCCGTCGTCGATCGAGATCGCGGTCGCCCCTGCATGGAAGCAGCAGGTCTTCGCGCTCATCGCCAGTTCATCAGACCGGAAGGCCGGGGTGGGTGAGGTCATGAAGAACGAGGAGATGCGTGCCAGGGGGAAGGCCGCAGCCGAGACGGCTAAACAGTGCATCACCCTGGTCCATCGGCTCCCGCCGCAGCTGATCGAACAGTTGCTCACTGAGGCTCCTGACGAGCTGGCACTCTTCTATGCCGCACAGGGATTCCTTGAAGAGAGTTTTGGAATTCCCGTGAAGATCGTCGGGGCAGAAGAGAGTGTTCACACAAAGGCAGGATCGGCCCTGCCCTTCAAACCAGCGATAATTATTGAGTGATATCTTTAGTTCACTCAATCTTCTTCGCTTTTTTGACCCGCTCTTTTGACGTGAATCCGGTGACTGCCTGCAGATAGGTATTCCGTCTCCTGATCGTATCGAGGATCAACTGATCGTCATCGATCGAAGGGTCCGCCTCGATGTCGACGACGATACTCTTCCCGGCAGAACCCAGCGAGACATCGAACCGCTTCAGGGCCCCGAAGGTGATCGTGTAATGCCCGTCCGCCTCGACAGGCTCAACGTTGAAGCATTCGACCAGCTGCTGGACCATATTTTTATCGAGTTCTTTAGTAAATCCACGTTTAATCTGGAATTCTTCCATAATACTTTTTAGGAAGATGCACTATGTTAAACTAATGTCACCAGAAGCCTTGTATGATATCAGAATTATCTCAGAGCCCATCTCCGGGGACGGGGCCACAATTCTGATGGGGTTCCCCGGGAGCGGCCTTGTTGGTTCAATCGCCCTTCAGTATCTGGTCGATCAGAAGGAGTTCAAACAGATCGGGACGATGACCAGCAAATACTTCCCCCCGTTTGCGATGATGGCGAAGGGTTTGATCAATGTGCCGGTCAGGATCTATCAGAAGGATGCGATCGTCGCTATCGTTGCCGATATTCCGATCCATCCGATGATCTGTTACGAAGTCGCCAACGGACTGGTGGACTGGCTGATGCCTTTCCACATCAAGGAGGTGGTGGCCCTGGCAGGGGTTGTCACCACGGACGATCAGAAGAGGGTCTTTGGGATTGCGACCACCGAGGAACTGCTCGAGCGGATCAAGGATGTGACCGAGTTTCTGCCAGTGGGTTCGATCTCCGGGATCGCCAGCAGTCTGATGACCGAGTGCAAGATCCGCGGCATCCCGGCGATCGGTCTGCTGGGTGAGACCGTCAACGCCCCCGACCCTCGAGCAGCCGTTGCCTCTCTTGAGGTGTTGAACCACATGTACAACCTTGAGGTGGACATCCAGCCGCTGCTAGAACAGGCCGATGAGATCGAGGCGACGATGCATAAACTCGCCGAAGAGGTTCAATCCTCTGCTGAAGGGCCTCAGAAGAGAGAAAATCTACCGATGTACGGGTGATCTGGATGAAGTGTGCTGCATTAACCGGAATATCTGCTGAGGTTATCAAAGAACTGAAGCGCGGACGTCCACGCACCCTTGAGGTTCAGAGTGCGCACAATGTGATCACCGTCTCCGGGGTCGACCCGGGAAGCCATCTCTTCATGACCGATGTGGATCGCGATGACCTTGCTATCGGTGATAACGGGATCATTGTCGATGTACTCTCGATCGGGATCACGATGAAGCGGATCATCGAGTTCTCCTATGGTTCTCACTTCGAGGAGCGCGAACGGATGGCGGCCAGAATTCAGGTCCGGTACTGCGCGAACTCGTCGGTGAAGGAGGTCTCGCCGCTGGAGACGATCCAGCCTACCACAGTAGAAGTCTTAAAAGTCACCTGCTGCCATGCCGGATGAGGAAGTCCTCTTCCTCTCTTCGACGGATTAATAAACCGGGACTGCTAATATCAATTATCACGGGGCTTGTGGCTTAGCCAGGACATAGCGCCGGGCTTCTAACCCGGATGTCGGGGGTTCGAATCCCTCCAGGCCCGTCTTCTTTCTTGTTTTTTCCAGAGATCGCTCTTCCTGTTCAGTGGGATTGTTCTTCCGGGTACCTTCTCTAAGGGTGATTTGGAACTGATATGTCCTGGAGATTGCTGCATATAAACAGAGGATCTCATGGATTAGGAATAACAACGGTTTTCACTACAGACTCAATAAAATAACATGAGACGTTTTTCATGAATCCTGTCGCAGGTTCTGGCCCAGAGGAAGATGCCAAGACAGCCGGAGGCTATCGAGATCTGTTCGATGGGACGATCACTGAAACTCTCAACCAGGCGCTGCGGATCATTCGGGATGACCCAACCCTCTTGATCGCCGGCACCAACCTGTTCCGATATCAGAAAAAAGGTGCGCTCCTCCGCAGAAAGAACGAGAGAAAAGGGCTTCTTGTTCCACCAGTGATGATCGTGAGTGTCACCTCGCGATGTAATCTGACCTGTGCAGGCTGCTATATGAGACAACGGCAGAATTCGGCTGTACCGGAGATGACCCCTGAGGTCCTCCGATCGGTTGTCTTTGAGGCGGCGGATCTTGGCGTATCGGTCATCGTCCTCGCCGGTGGGGAGCCGCTGATGCGAAGAGCAGAGATCGTCGATCTCGCCCGATCGTTGCCGCAGATCCTCTTCCCGGTCTTCACTAATGGTCTACTGATCGAGGAAGAGACGGCTGCTTCGCTGGCAGCCCAGAAAAACATCGTCCCGGTCATCAGTATCGAGGGCTTCCGCCAGGAGACGGACTGTCGACGAGGTCCTGGGGTCTATGATCGTCTGCTCTCAACCTGCTCGATCCTGAAGTCCAGAAGAGGCTTCACCGGCTGTTCGGTCACCGTGACCAGCAGTACTATCGATCAGGTACTTGATGAACGGTTCATCGAATTTTTGCTCGATGCAGGTATCAGAGCCTTTGTATTTGTCGAATATGTTCCGATCGAATCCGGCACCAGGAATCTTGTATTGACTCCTGATCAGCGGAAGAGACTGAACACTGCCATCCAGTTGTTTTCAGAAAAATATCCGGCACTCTTCATTGAATTCCCCGGCGATGAGGATGTCTATGGGGGATGTCTTGCTGCAGGCAGAGGTTTTGTACATGTCAGCCCGTCCGGGGATCTCGAACCCTGCCCGGCATCCCCCTTTTCGGATGCCAATCTTGCAACTGTTTCGCTAAAGGAAGGTCTGCGATCGAACTTTCTGCAGAAGATCCGTGAGAACCACTCCAGACTGATTGAGACCGATGGGGGCTGTGCTCTCTGGACAAATCAGGAATGGGTGAAGGGATTGATGGAGAAATAGGGAAAACAGTTCTCTGGTGTTCGGTCCCCAAAGGAAAAAAAGGTTTTTTTAGAGATGAGTGGAAGAGTTTACCGGATCGGTGTCCCCGGCTCGACCGCCTGGTTGGGGGTCAGCAGGGCTGCATTATCGCCGGCCGCCAGGATCATACCCCTGCTCTCGACGCCGAAGATCGTGACTGGTTGCAGGTTTGCTATCACAACGACACTGGACCCGACCAGGTGCTCGGGATCGTAGAACTTGGCGATCCCGCTGACGATCTGCCGTCTCTCTGATCCGAGGTCCACGATCAACTTCAGCAGTTTTGAGGATTTTGGGATCTTCTCTGCCGATATGACCGTCCCGACAATCAATTTCATCTTTCCAAACTCATCGATGGAGATCAGTTCCTCGGTGGGTTGACCTCGCTTCTCTGCTTCTTCCACTCTCATCATCAGTGTCTTCTCCAGTGTCGCCACCTCTTTCTCCTCCATCCGTGCGAAGAGGGTGGTGGGGGGGGCGAGTTCGCCGGCTGTCAGAGGCTCTGTTGCCTCGGATGTTCGGTGGTCCCGGACCTGGTCCGTCTCTCCCAGCATCATCCAGATCTTCGACGCCGTCTCGGGCATCGTCGGGTCGATCAGCAGGGCCAGGGCCCTGACCAGTTGCAGACAGTTCCGGATCACCTGAACCGCGGCCGGCCGATCGGTCTTGATCAGTTTCCAGGGGGCCGCGGTCTGAATGTAGTTGTTACCGAAGGCCGCGAGAGTCATCACGGCGTCGACGGCGTTCTTGAACTCGAATGCATCCATGGCAGTGTCGACTGCCGCGATCGTTTCGTCGATCCGCTGCAG is part of the Methanosphaerula palustris E1-9c genome and encodes:
- a CDS encoding A24 family peptidase, with amino-acid sequence MMIIPLLIAAVAIGFTLLYASVLDIRDRRVPFKTWYPMLVISVPAAVLFYLTLSDWTLGGRYLIAALIFSGFFYLCASFGLFGGADAWALIFISLLIPTFPAQPLLGYTATGFFPFTVLVNSLIFALIAPVGIFLINRIRGNRGPLICQFMGFPVNSADLTRTYGFVMEEFSLEGGALQRRYFGFFETLKMMLGGRQRVYTRNLRLHPGDYVEETRLYRKAGTVWISYAVPFIVPITAGLLMSLTVGDPIYWLLARMIAG
- the hisI gene encoding phosphoribosyl-AMP cyclohydrolase — protein: MNPHFNEDGLVPVVVQDQKTRDVLMVAYANDEAVSLTRETGFAHYFSRSRQKIWKKGEESGHLQHVNRILVDCDEDCLLYLVDQEGAACHMGYRSCFFRTIDGEHVLSKVFNPDKVYANKE
- a CDS encoding PINc/VapC family ATPase; translation: MKLVPDTSVVIDGRITSMIKKGEYAGATIIIPEAVVAELESQANQGREIGFSGLTELQQLCKMAEQKLIEIQFVGVRPTLEQVKLASGGEIDAMIRNVAIEHNAKFITSDSVQSEVARAKGLDVQYMKPQIGDFTPLGIDQYFDEQTLAVYLKERVPPYARKGSITEKRLVRIRDQPSSEYELIGLAREILERAKRDPDGFVESEGRGITVVQIGSMRIAIARRPFSDGMEITAVRPVVDISLENYRKAHLVKNRLADEKRGVLLAGEPGAGKTTLVQNIAIHLSDRGSVVKTMEAPRDMQVPDLITQYTALDGSMEKTAEMLLLLRPDYVIYDELRKHEDFRIFSDMRLTGVGMIGVLHAENVHAALQRFSDRVDFGVLSQVVNSIIFVSDGDISSIYDLSFGLKVPASMPAETRHLPVITVTDAETGGLVLEIFRTEGETVIMPVNLGVTPQKETVPELVGPLEPVEEPVLEEAEIEPETYEEKPAWRMVAKDIQREIGRYTDGSVEVKMISDSKAVVYIEDKDVPAAIGKGGKNVASIVNKVGVGIDIRPLTELEVARPVVEEVLPVEGGIRIRTDRKHLSIISSEQSGKIVDVFAGKEYLFTATVSEAGEIHLAKSSTIAQEMLKRYTNGEMIRMRPV
- the leuS gene encoding leucine--tRNA ligase codes for the protein MNGFDMNKLESECRERWGTLFEANPSDKEKFYITVAYPYPSGAMHVGHGRTYMVPDVIARFWRMRGKQVLYPMAFHVTGAPVIGISKRIARGDEAAIHLYRDLYRVPQQVLDQFTDPLAIVNHFSNEYERVMRMCGLSIDWRRRFTTVDPTYSKFVEWQFSHLYNDGHVAKGAHPVRYCPQDDNPVGDHDLLEGEKAEVIKFTLVMYQSEEGLIPTATLRPETIYGVTNLWVNPTVTYVKAEVDGVVWIVSREAADKLAMQDHAVKVIGEIPGSALVDQMVTHPLAGQVRILPADFVDPDMATGIVMSVPAHAPFDYIALRDLQQQGQYTDIVPVPLITVEGYGKVPAKDAVERANITNQHDVRMEALTQEVYSAEFAKGKLYPEYGGAPVRVARDTVADLMLAEYGSAVMYEFDHRPVICRCGSRVYVKILHDQWFLKYSDPVWKEQVHEHLPRIKLVPTEVRAEFERTVDWLKDWACTRRVGLGTKVPWDPTWLFEPLSDSTIYMAYYTIAHRIREIDPALLTPAVFDYIFLGTESPDLPIREQLDALRAEFMYWYPYDFRFSAKDLISNHLTFQVFHHVAIFPEQYQPKGIVVFGMGLLNGAKMSSSKGNVFLLEDAVQEFGADTVRMFLMGSAEPWQDFDWRNELVASTRKQIERFYATVTEGMTVTGDQTPIDAWLISRLQRHIQKTTDALELFQTRQALQESFFAIEADLKWYWRRVPAGSACNAAIRELCQVWVRLLAPFIPFTCEALWHQMGEEGFVSVAPWPVPQQEKILPSVELAEELLARTVEDIESIMKLIQITPSSIEIAVAPAWKQQVFALIASSSDRKAGVGEVMKNEEMRARGKAAAETAKQCITLVHRLPPQLIEQLLTEAPDELALFYAAQGFLEESFGIPVKIVGAEESVHTKAGSALPFKPAIIIE
- a CDS encoding DUF5611 family protein, encoding MEEFQIKRGFTKELDKNMVQQLVECFNVEPVEADGHYTITFGALKRFDVSLGSAGKSIVVDIEADPSIDDDQLILDTIRRRNTYLQAVTGFTSKERVKKAKKIE
- a CDS encoding proteasome assembly chaperone family protein — protein: MSPEALYDIRIISEPISGDGATILMGFPGSGLVGSIALQYLVDQKEFKQIGTMTSKYFPPFAMMAKGLINVPVRIYQKDAIVAIVADIPIHPMICYEVANGLVDWLMPFHIKEVVALAGVVTTDDQKRVFGIATTEELLERIKDVTEFLPVGSISGIASSLMTECKIRGIPAIGLLGETVNAPDPRAAVASLEVLNHMYNLEVDIQPLLEQADEIEATMHKLAEEVQSSAEGPQKRENLPMYG
- a CDS encoding DUF473 domain-containing protein, producing the protein MKCAALTGISAEVIKELKRGRPRTLEVQSAHNVITVSGVDPGSHLFMTDVDRDDLAIGDNGIIVDVLSIGITMKRIIEFSYGSHFEERERMAARIQVRYCANSSVKEVSPLETIQPTTVEVLKVTCCHAG
- a CDS encoding radical SAM protein, with the protein product MNPVAGSGPEEDAKTAGGYRDLFDGTITETLNQALRIIRDDPTLLIAGTNLFRYQKKGALLRRKNERKGLLVPPVMIVSVTSRCNLTCAGCYMRQRQNSAVPEMTPEVLRSVVFEAADLGVSVIVLAGGEPLMRRAEIVDLARSLPQILFPVFTNGLLIEEETAASLAAQKNIVPVISIEGFRQETDCRRGPGVYDRLLSTCSILKSRRGFTGCSVTVTSSTIDQVLDERFIEFLLDAGIRAFVFVEYVPIESGTRNLVLTPDQRKRLNTAIQLFSEKYPALFIEFPGDEDVYGGCLAAGRGFVHVSPSGDLEPCPASPFSDANLATVSLKEGLRSNFLQKIRENHSRLIETDGGCALWTNQEWVKGLMEK